tttacTTTCCTagtttttagatattttttctACAAACAAAGTTTTGTTTGACAATTTGACTCTACGGTGGCATATCTGTCTTGTAGGAGGCGTGCCAAGTGAGGCCAGACAGTGTGACTACACAGGCCAGTATTACTGCAGTTCATGCCACTGGAATGACACAGCTGTCATCCCAGCTCGTGTCATCCACAACTGGGAGTTTGAACCACGCAAGGTATCCTAATTACTACAGTGAAATACTCTCaatgtgaaaaacatatctcttacttatgttttctttgtcaaGTATAAGAAAATTTCAGTCTCATATAGAAATACATGTTAATGAAAGCATCTGACCTGCTTTCAAGTTCAGCATGGGTCAGTAGAAGGATCGCAAATCCAGGTCAGATGATGTGCATTGACCCAGACAAGCTGTCCTCTAAATCGGAGTCTGTGTCAGAGTGAAAGGGCTATTAGTGTGTTGATATGGGCATATTCAGCCACTCTGTGCTCTGACAGTGTCTCTTTTGTCAGGTTTGCCGCTCCTCTTTGCGCTACCTAGCCCTGATGATGTCCCGACCTGTGCTGAAGCTGAAAGAAATAAATCCACTGCTATTCAACTTTGTGGAGGAACTGGTCGAGATCAGGGTGGGTACTTCACTTTTTTAGAGGCATTAGTAAAGACTGTCCAAGAAATTGATATGTTCAGAGTAAAGCAAAACTCAGAGGTCTATTTTTGAGAGCTGTGTTTTAGACTGGAATcagctgtatttgttttgtcacCCAAACTGTCCTGGcactttgtcattgtgttttgcATGTGATGGTATTATGATGAAAATAAGTATTAGTATCATGTAGCACGTGctgtgagagggagggagatgagactgaaacgtgtgtgtgtgtgcgtgcgtgtgcgcgcacGTGggtggtgtgtgcatgtgttcgcTCGCATTTACGCGTCTGTGTCGGGattttcctttacagaaactTCGTCAGGACATTCTGCTGATGAAACCTTATTTTATTACCTGTAAAGAGGCAATGGAGGCTCGGCTGCTACTACAGGTCAGTATCTGTTCACAATTCCGTACATATTTACACGTTTAAATGACTCGTGCTGTTGAAGTGCTATCTACATTGGCATATATATGTTGCAACAGTAACACCCTGTGGTGGGAGTAGGTTTTGCAGACTTGAGAAAGTTGCTGATGTAAAACCTGTAGGGATACTGTGTTTGTTGACATGGTAAATTTAAGTTCAGAATCAGCTCAAAAATTGATTGAAGCAATTCAGAACTATATGTGCATTAACTTTAAACATAAATGGTTTAATGGTTTTTCCAGCAAAAAATGGTACAGTGTGTTTACAAAAGTGGTTTTAGATATCAGAGTACGATTCTCATGAAAgagtttgaaatattttccttCAGCAAGGTGGTCTCTTATGATATGCAAGTTGCCTACATGTATTTCAGTGTGGAATGAAGCATTTTTCTAagcagtttttttctgtgtttttgttattcagCTACAAGATCGGCAGCACTTTGTGGAGAATGATGACATGTACTCACTACAGGATTTGATTGACATATCCAGTGGCAGACTCAGTTGTTCCCTTACTGAGATCCACACAACATTTGCTAAACATATCAAACTAGACTGTGAGGTTAGTTCATACATAAAGCACAAAGGACAATACTGGTTACATGTAGACTGAGAGGTAGCTTATTGCCTATGTTTATGTCACTTAATAACTTCCTACAAATTTTGTCTATATGGTAGCGTTGTCAGGCCAAAGGATTTGTGTGTGAGCTATGTAAGGAGGGAGACATCCTGTTCCCTTTTGACAGTCACACCTCACTCTGCCATGACTGCTCTGCTGTCTTCCACAGGTTAGTCACCACCCAGCCAATCACATGATTGTTGAGAGTTGCTGCCAAAAATGGAATTACAGTAATGGgtacaaaatgttaaaattaaaacattttccccTAATTTAGGATGGAGCCACCAGTCGTCCCAAATACACCCAGCTACCTGGCTAATGTAGTCTGCATATGAGGAATTAAAAAGGCATTAATGATGttattaatgaaaatgtttttgtcacacAGCAAACAGTAGGCGGCAACATAGTACAATTTCCCAGTCACCAAAATTATccctgaaaaatgaaaaactaactAAATGAACAAATCAAAATTAAGAACACAATATGTGTCATCTTTGGTgattggtgtgtatgtgtgttttttcagagATTGTTACTATGACAACTCCACAACTTGTCCACGATGTGCGCGAATGAATGAGCGCAAACAGGATGAGGTGTCAGATGTCAAAGATGCTTAACTGTGGAGCGGACTGCCCTGATGTTACTGGATGTTGCACTTTGCCTCACGATCAAGAAAGTCTTAGTAGTTTTaactttttgtctttgtattttggtttgtttataaGTAGTGTCTATCTTCCTGTACACTACATTATGAAGCAGGGTCCTTAGAAACCCagatacatatataaatatatgtatatgtgtgtgtatatgtgtatatatatgtatgtatatatatatatatgtatgtatatacatacatacatacatacatacatacgtacgtacgtgtgtgtgtagataAAATTAACTTTTGAATTCATACTGAAAATGTTCAGTATAcattgtatctgtgtgtgtgtgtgcgtgcgtgtgcttgtaaaaatgtacaaaataaatcCCTATAGAGAAAGGCCACCGTATCTGTAGGTGGTCATGCATGCTGGAGTTGTTTATTAATCGCTGCTCTCCACTGCATTGACTTACCTGCCAACTTTGCTGTATACAAAAGTGTATGGTTGCCATATACAAAAAAGTTCCTAAGTTAATAGATAACTCCagcttttaaagacaaaaatatattaactaGATATTCGCCTTTTGCGttgcatattttaattttcaaaagaAAGTCCTGTAAACACACTTGAAAGAGTTTTTATTGAGCTATTACTTCCAACCTTCAGTTTAGTAGGTTTGACACAACAAAAAATTCAGTGTTAATTTACAACAGGAAACTGATTAAAGCTGTTAGATCATGACAACTattgtaacttttttttctaTGCTTTCCTTTCATCGCAAGCTCATGATCTGTTGATCTGTTTAACATTTCGTAAGGGTTTACAGAACTCTTCAAGGTCATAAACAAATAGTTCCTTTTAACATTCAGTTTTCAGCTCACTATACAGCATTCATCTGCTTTAGGGTTGTCAGTTATCCACTGGAGAAAATTCTAAGGCTTGTAATTCCCAAGACAGGTTGTATATACAAATAACAACTGAGTCCATAGTTCAAATATCAATGCAGTTAATGTGGCCACAGATATGTAGTCAAAGCATGCAGTATCAGTGTGTTCTTTGTAAGAAAACAATGGAAGTTAAATGTACTTTTCCTGTTATTCAGAACTGTGCAGCCATTTCAGACAGTTTGATCTGTGTTTAATCCAGCTCAGTGCAGTGTGTAGCAAACAGATGTGAATACTCATAAACAGTGTGCCTAAGATGTCAGGGTACATACAGCTGTTACCCAAACATCTTAATACACTTACTATTGATGGTTAATAGCACATTTTTTTCTAGCAATGACAAAGATGATTAGTGACATCTTTGgtaatgtgtaaatgttaaaatgtatttgttttaaaataatgatttcTGGCTGTGTTATCTTTCAGCATgatgtaatgtatttttttccaaaCTAATAGCATGGTGATAAAGGCCATGCCCCATTGTAAAGTCAATGTGGAGTAGTGCATGAATAAATGAAGAACACTAGGTCTGCCATGTTACTTTCAAGTCAACTTTAACCTATTGATGGATGAATCATGAGAAATGGTACAGTCCATTATTCAACTGTCAATGAAAAGTAACTCAAAAATGCAACAGGAAGAAATATAGCAATGAAATGTTTGCAAACAGAAATGATTTGATGGTTTCCCATtgcatttgtttaaattgtGTCTCCAACACATGGCAGTTTGTGTGCAGTTAGCCTGCAGAAATGTTACTACTGCTGACATTCACAGTGAATCTTTAGCAATTGAGAATTATCTCACAGCTTGTCGGTGTTAACACTGTTACTGGCTTTGGTTATTGCATCTTTAGCTTTCAGACAGTTTATTCCTAAATTTGTCCTCATGGCAGTACATGGACAtactgtagtagtagtagtggtagtagtttttttttgtaaagtgccttgagatgattgtattgtgatttggcgctatacaaataaaattgaattgaattgaataataagatgacctgtccaaggtgtactcctgccttccacctgaaagagagctgggataggctccagcagatccccgtgaccctggttaaggaataagcgggtgtagaaaatggatggatggatgaatagtaAGAGTAATAAAGTAAGTGCACAGTGACACCTGTTGCCCAGTCACTGAACTCAATGCTTTAACAGATGCTACcagcagaataaaacacatcaaatttGGGTGTTAACTGGGTTGAAATTAGTAGTACAGTGTTGAATAAATGTTGAATAAAAGTGgctgcacagtgacacaagAGACCCAGTATACATTgttaaaaatatgtgaaaacagCATGTCAATTTGCAGAACCAGTcatgatgggaaaaaaaataaactagcTCTGTATAGCCACTTATGTATGAGTAGCTTCTGGCTCCAGTGGAATTAAGGTgataacattttctttaaaatcacatttaatgaTATTTAATTATAGatttatttgttatattatatatataatattacatATGAGCcgcacggtggatgagtggttgcCTCACAGTAGGAAGGTCCCAGGTTCATaacctggcaggggcctttctgtgcggagtttgcatgttctccctgtgcttctgtgggtttactctgggtactccggtttcctcccacagtccaaaaacatgtatgtcaggttgattggtgactctaaattgcccataggagtgaacgtgagtgtgtgaggttgtctgtctttgtgtggccctgtgatggacgggtgacctgtccagggtgtacccctaatagagagctgggataggctccatcagatccctgtgaccctggttaggaataagcaggtatagataatagatggatggaaaacatCAATTAGTTGTCAAAACTGTGACataagtaaaaatacaattttaaaactTTTGATATCATATTTACCATTTGTTTAATATACAAAACTAAGCTTTGAGCTGTGTCGAACAGTGAAGTACAAAGCAGAGACAGTTTGGTCACTCTGCTACTGTTATGAGTTGGTGGTGTGATGATGAATGAGGAGTGGAGTGGACCCAAGTGCAGAACACAAAAAGGCTTTATTACCATGGACTCACCAGACACAGGCAAAAAAATCACTAACGCCACTCTGCGTTCgggacacaaaacaaaaaaaatggagaCGGGAAAAAgttctcaaacaaacaaacaaacacatgtacattATTATAATAGATAATACAGATAATAGCTGTACATGTACATTATTATAATAGATAATAACTGTACATATATACAATGCAATGCTTCGaccaagaacaaagaaaaacgGGATATAAATACACTTAGAACAAAGGACTaatgacaaacaggtgaaactgatcaaaCTAATGAACAAAAAGATACCCAAGatcaacacaggagaaaacaggaagttaaccaaaataaaagtccaaaaccggaactGAAAAATATACATCATGACAGCTACACATTACCAACAAGTGACAATTTCCCACTTTGACACAGTTTAGGTCAAAAGTGCAAACTTTGCTAAAGGCAGTTCAAATATGTGGTCACTTAGCACTTCTTTATCCATACAGTTTtctattataatatatatatatattctatttCTTTACATATGAAgttctatttttatttacttatattatttattattatgttatttgtAAGTTATTATTAGTATGATTTGTAgaatttatatattattttctgtatttcccGTCCAGGTAACTTACTGCAGATGACGTTTGGCTTTCTAACATTAGCTGTTAGTTAGCTCTGAGGCTGAAAAATAAGGTTTAATTATACATTAATTATGTTTAATTGTACATTTCATGAAGAAGCATACTGTGTCTAACTATAGTAGACATTTACAACAGAAAGTctaaaatagatgttttttgTCCAAACAGGGACGCTATTTAACAGACTCCCACACACGCACAGCTCGCGCGcgcacacaaagaaacaaaacataagcatccaaaagacacatttgaaaTTTTGGAGCAggattttattcttttctgttATATGAATCAACTGAATTTATATCGAATAATGATTTATATTGAATATGATTATGAAGCGACGTTCGCTGGAAAACAACtggcttattttattttatgttgatattttctttatatGAAAGAAGTGAGTTTTTCCACCACTGTGAAAAATTTCCAATTAATGTATGTTCCCTCAAAGTTGTATGGCAGTCAAAAGTGTGTTAACTTTAGTACTACAGCTGTATAGAGCAGTGGTCAAGGACTTCAAATTCCTTCAGACCTTATGCAACTTTTATGCAAAGTACGCATTAGAaaccaaatgaaaatataatcaTCGTGTAATTTTAGAATTCTTGCAAACGATAGCATCTTTATAAACAAGACTCAGTACAGAATGAACACTATGCACCCACCCGAAATATACCCTACGGACTACAGTTTTGTAACACTAACTCTCGCGAGACGAGGATGATTGTCGTGGTTGAGCGCATACTTGTTGACGATGGCTCGGTGAGGGCCAGTCCGGTGAAGTGAAGCCGAAGAGGAAACGGGCAGACGGGATGGGTTTCCTCTACATGAGCACCGGGCCCTTTCGGAACCGAGTGCGAACGGTTCTAACATGGAGGCGAAACTTATTCATAATTTCAACTACTTTTTGCAAGAGCTGCGCACTCACCGCGGTACGgtgatgttgtttttctttttcttattagAATAACCTGCTGGTGTCTTCTCATACAGTACCCGAATGCACCTTTTTAAATTAGATTCATATGCGTTGGGAAACAGTGTTGCAGGAGTCTGTCGTGGGAAGGAACAGTGCTCCTCAGACAGCAGACTCCAAAGCCTCTAAACAAAAGCTGTTTATGTTTCATTCTTCAGTTTGTACTCTCACGATATGTACACTTGATAATGTTGAGTTTATACATCGGTTTCCTCAGTTTCATAATGgtttgtttatataaaacagGTTAAGAAAATGTtaagaaaatgtgaaacaagCTAACAAGTTTTTACTAAAACTTGTTAGCTGTTTGTTCGTGGGCATCtaaatgtaatacatttttGATTGGGAATTTTGATTTTTCAGTTATTATCTTCTCAATAAAATGCAACAGAGGTTCACTCTCTGAGATTAGCTATCTAACCCGTTGCTGGCTtgcttcagtcatttttatgcttttgtgcTGAAGTAGATTGAACAATCAAACCAGAGAAACCTGAAGATCAGCCTGTTTTTTGCCTAATCATTATGCCATAAAAGGCTGTACCTCAGTACTAAACACTGGGATCCAAGCTGTACTGCAAATATCAGATTCTAAACCTGCTTGTTATGCTGAAGTAGATGGTGAGAGACCAATAGACTGATGAGGCAGAGATTTTATGCAGAGCTCTTTCAGGTTCTTTGTTGCTGATTTACGTTACGTGGTCTATGCTCTGTAATAAGaacaaaagcattaaaatgGGCATCTTTGACAAAGTTTATTTTGCAACAGGAGCATATCTACTCAGATACAGCATATATTGATACATTAGcaaaatgtttatgtgtttgttaaaaaaatgatcTGGTGACATTATGTCAGTATTGTTATTGGCTTCAAAAATCAGGATCAGTTGTACTGGTAGTAATGTTTTGCAGTTAAGtgagaaaagtgtttttgtgtgagaaGAATATTTTAGCCACCTCCAGAAGTGTTGATGACcttaaagaatatttttttatctgtgtttagTATACACAGGTCACAGTTACGTAAGAAAATACCATTTGAGCTTTATAGGATCATTTAGTGTCAAGCATAAGTGAATTATCTGCTCTGACTTATTCAAATGAGGTGACAGAGTCCAGGGTGCTCAGGTTATAATAAGATTTCAGTAATTCATAATGCTGTTTGGGGAGCAGGACATGAAAGCTAATCTGCATGAAAGAGTCATATCAGCAGTAGACCTGGACTGTAGATTATCTAGGATGCGTTATCTATACCTATATCTATTCCTGTTTAGGGGCAGAGGGATCTTCTGGAGtttatcccagctgtctttgggtaaaaggcaggggtacaccctggacaggtcaacacTCCACTGTagggccacatagaaacaaacaaccacacatgctCACTCTCACTCCCACTgtaggaggaaaccagagtacccggtgcaagcacagggagaacatgcaaactccacacagaaaggcctctgcctgatttcaaaccaggaaccttcttgctgtgaggcaacagtgctaaccactcagtc
The Mastacembelus armatus chromosome 3, fMasArm1.2, whole genome shotgun sequence DNA segment above includes these coding regions:
- the def8 gene encoding differentially expressed in FDCP 8 homolog isoform X3, with the translated sequence MMRDLHFSAKPASILLIVERKKMVPKKARRPHSMKRNLSCSFVASDIEQLKLAIEECKKLILELPEHSERQKDTVVKLIHLRLKLQELKDPEEDEPNLRILLEHRFSKEKSKSVKQTCDKCSTIIWGLIQTWYTCTGCYYRCHSKCMNLITKPCVRSKVSHQSEYELSICPEIGLDRQDYRCAECRTPISLRGVPSEARQCDYTGQYYCSSCHWNDTAVIPARVIHNWEFEPRKVCRSSLRYLALMMSRPVLKLKEINPLLFNFVEELVEIRKLRQDILLMKPYFITCKEAMEARLLLQLQDRQHFVENDDMYSLQDLIDISSGRLSCSLTEIHTTFAKHIKLDCERCQAKGFVCELCKEGDILFPFDSHTSLCHDCSAVFHRDCYYDNSTTCPRCARMNERKQDEVSDVKDA
- the def8 gene encoding differentially expressed in FDCP 8 homolog isoform X2; amino-acid sequence: MFCSEVYAEAKPELFSGNRTHSSDRTMDLGLAEDHFSRPVGSFVASDIEQLKLAIEECKKLILELPEHSERQKDTVVKLIHLRLKLQELKDPEEDEPNLRILLEHRFSKEKSKSVKQTCDKCSTIIWGLIQTWYTCTGCYYRCHSKCMNLITKPCVRSKVSHQSEYELSICPEIGLDRQDYRCAECRTPISLRGVPSEARQCDYTGQYYCSSCHWNDTAVIPARVIHNWEFEPRKVCRSSLRYLALMMSRPVLKLKEINPLLFNFVEELVEIRKLRQDILLMKPYFITCKEAMEARLLLQLQDRQHFVENDDMYSLQDLIDISSGRLSCSLTEIHTTFAKHIKLDCERCQAKGFVCELCKEGDILFPFDSHTSLCHDCSAVFHRDCYYDNSTTCPRCARMNERKQDEVSDVKDA
- the def8 gene encoding differentially expressed in FDCP 8 homolog isoform X5, producing MQKRNLSCSFVASDIEQLKLAIEECKKLILELPEHSERQKDTVVKLIHLRLKLQELKDPEEDEPNLRILLEHRFSKEKSKSVKQTCDKCSTIIWGLIQTWYTCTGCYYRCHSKCMNLITKPCVRSKVSHQSEYELSICPEIGLDRQDYRCAECRTPISLRGVPSEARQCDYTGQYYCSSCHWNDTAVIPARVIHNWEFEPRKVCRSSLRYLALMMSRPVLKLKEINPLLFNFVEELVEIRKLRQDILLMKPYFITCKEAMEARLLLQLQDRQHFVENDDMYSLQDLIDISSGRLSCSLTEIHTTFAKHIKLDCERCQAKGFVCELCKEGDILFPFDSHTSLCHDCSAVFHRDCYYDNSTTCPRCARMNERKQDEVSDVKDA
- the def8 gene encoding differentially expressed in FDCP 8 homolog isoform X1; its protein translation is MAYDERLALFRQTRLNPFDRGEEENGPQEGKTPPQHEAKPELFSGNRTHSSDRTMDLGLAEDHFSRPVGSFVASDIEQLKLAIEECKKLILELPEHSERQKDTVVKLIHLRLKLQELKDPEEDEPNLRILLEHRFSKEKSKSVKQTCDKCSTIIWGLIQTWYTCTGCYYRCHSKCMNLITKPCVRSKVSHQSEYELSICPEIGLDRQDYRCAECRTPISLRGVPSEARQCDYTGQYYCSSCHWNDTAVIPARVIHNWEFEPRKVCRSSLRYLALMMSRPVLKLKEINPLLFNFVEELVEIRKLRQDILLMKPYFITCKEAMEARLLLQLQDRQHFVENDDMYSLQDLIDISSGRLSCSLTEIHTTFAKHIKLDCERCQAKGFVCELCKEGDILFPFDSHTSLCHDCSAVFHRDCYYDNSTTCPRCARMNERKQDEVSDVKDA
- the def8 gene encoding differentially expressed in FDCP 8 homolog isoform X4; amino-acid sequence: MDLGLAEDHFSRPVGSFVASDIEQLKLAIEECKKLILELPEHSERQKDTVVKLIHLRLKLQELKDPEEDEPNLRILLEHRFSKEKSKSVKQTCDKCSTIIWGLIQTWYTCTGCYYRCHSKCMNLITKPCVRSKVSHQSEYELSICPEIGLDRQDYRCAECRTPISLRGVPSEARQCDYTGQYYCSSCHWNDTAVIPARVIHNWEFEPRKVCRSSLRYLALMMSRPVLKLKEINPLLFNFVEELVEIRKLRQDILLMKPYFITCKEAMEARLLLQLQDRQHFVENDDMYSLQDLIDISSGRLSCSLTEIHTTFAKHIKLDCERCQAKGFVCELCKEGDILFPFDSHTSLCHDCSAVFHRDCYYDNSTTCPRCARMNERKQDEVSDVKDA